One genomic window of Cuculus canorus isolate bCucCan1 chromosome 11, bCucCan1.pri, whole genome shotgun sequence includes the following:
- the SEC61A1 gene encoding protein transport protein Sec61 subunit alpha, whose translation MGIKFLEVIKPFCVILPEIQKPERKIQFKEKVLWTAITLFIFLVCCQIPLFGIMSSDSADPFYWMRVILASNRGTLMELGISPIVTSGLIMQLLAGAKIIEVGDTPKDRALFNGAQKLFGMIITIGQSIVYVMTGMYGDPSEMGAGICLLITIQLFVAGLIVLLLDELLQKGYGLGSGISLFIATNICETIVWKAFSPTTVNTGRGMEFEGAIIALFHLLATRTDKVRALREAFYRQNLPNLMNLIATIFVFAIVIYFQGFRVDLPIKSARYRGQYNTYPIKLFYTSNIPIILQSALVSNLYVISQMLSARFSGNLLVSLLGTWSDTSSGGPARAYPVGGLCYYLSPPESFSSVLEDPVHAVVYIVFMLGSCAFFSKTWIEVSGSSAKDVAKQLKEQQMVMRGHRETSMVHELNRYIPTAAAFGGLCIGALSVLADFLGAIGSGTGILLAVTIIYQYFEIFVKEQSEVGSMGALLF comes from the exons TAAAATTTCTTGAAGTAATCAAGCCCTTCTGTGTTATCTTACCTGAAATCCAAAAGCCAGAACGGAAG attcAGTTTAAGGAAAAAGTACTATGGACAGCTATTACACTCTTCATCTTTTTAGTATGCTGCCAG ATTCCCTTATTTGGTATCATGTCATCAGACTCAGCAGATCCTTTCTACTGGATGAGAGTGATTTTGGCATCAAATAGAG GTACATTGATGGAGCTGGGTATTTCACCTATTGTCACTTCTGGGCTTATCATGCAGCTCTTGGCAGGTGCCAAGATAATTGAAGTTGGTGACACCCCAAAGGACAGAGCTCTCTTCAACGGAGCACAGAAAT TGTTTGGAATGATCATTACCATTGGACAGTCCATTGTCTATGTAATGACTGGAATGTACGGAGACCCATCTGAGATGGGTGCTGGTATCTGCTTGCTTATCACAATTCAG cTTTTTGTTGCTGGATTGATAGTTCTGCTGTTGGATGAGCTCCTGCAGAAAGGCTATGGTCTTGGTTCTGGCATCTCTCTCTTCATTGCTACCAATATCTGTGAGACTATTGTGTGGAAGGCATTCAGCCCCACCACCGTGAACACAGGGCGAG gCATGGAATTTGAGGGAGCCATCATTGCTCTGTTCCATCTTCTGGCTACTCGTACGGACAAAGTCAGGGCTCTTCGTGAAGCCTTTTACCGTCAGAATCTTCCCAACCTTATGAATCTGATTGCCACCATCTTTGTCTTTGCTATTGTGATTTATTTCCAG GGCTTCAGAGTGGATCTTCCTATCAAATCTGCTCGCTACCGTGGCCAGTACAACACCTACCCTATCAAGCTGTTCTATACTTCCAACATTCCCATTATTCTTCAGTCTGCCCTGGTGTCAAACTTGTACGTCATCTCCCAGATGCTTTCTGCTCGCTTCAGTGGCAACTTATTGGTTAGCCTACTGGGCACTTGGTCT GACACGTCATCTGGAGGCCCTGCTCGTGCTTATCCAGTTGGTGGACTTTGTTATTATCTGTCACCTCCAGAgtccttttcttcagtgttaGAAGACCCTGTACATGCAGTTGTTTATATTGTATTTATGTTGGGGTCCTGTGCATTCTTCTCCAAGACGTGGATTGAAGTCTCTGGCTCATCTGCTAAAGAT GTTGCCAAACAATTGAAAGAACAACAAATGGTAATGCGAGGCCACAGAGAAACTTCAATGGTACATGAATTAAACAG gtacatccccacagctgctgcatttggtgGTCTCTGTATTGGTGCCCTGTCTGTGTTGGCAGACTTTCTTGGGGCAATTGGGTCTGGAACTGGAATTTTGCTCGCTGTCACTATCATTTATCAGTACTTTGAAATTTTTGTAAAGGAACAGAGTGAAGTTGGCAGTATGGGCGCTCTTCTTTTCTAA